Sequence from the Phragmites australis chromosome 11, lpPhrAust1.1, whole genome shotgun sequence genome:
TGGCGCCAGGCctttggcggcggcggcgaggggggtGACGACGGTCACGCTCCCCGACCTCTCCTACGACTTCGGCGCGCTGGAGCCGGCCATCTCGGGGGAGATCATGCGCCTGCACCACCAGAAGCACCACGCCACCTACGTCGCCAACTACAACAAGGCGCTCGAGCAGCTCGACGCCGCCGTCTCCAAGGGGGACGCCTCAGCCGTCGTCCAGCTCCAGGGCGCCATCAAGTTCAACGGCGGCGGTGAGGCCTGCCCCCCACATCTGACCTGCCCTCCCCCACCTAGCTTTTCTCTAGGGTACGGAGTTTGACTTTGGAGGGACGATGCAGGCGGCGGGGCGAATATTAGGGATTGGATGAGGGTTGGTGCGCTGTTGTTGCCGATCTGGAGTGATTCGTGCGGGACGGGTGTGTGCTGAGCCCAAATAGAGTATCGGATACGGTTGTGGGTTTTAGGATTGTACCGTTTCTAATACTTTTGGTGGTGGGGTTTTCTTATGTACCGCGAATGAAGGTTTATATGTCCATAGGTGGTCCGGCGAGCTCCGATTTGGTACATTTGGGAGACATTTCTTCGATTTTGTTTTATGTGGTAGTGTTTCGTGTAATTTGAAGTGGTTTCTGTAGGGCGTGTGCGGTGAGTTGATTGCAAAATTTCCAGAATTGATGCATTGTATCTGATTGTCTGGATTATTTTATGGTTGGGTGCTGTTTACCTGGTTGTGCTTTTATATTTATTGCCCTGTAAAGGTATTAATCTTCATGTTAGTATTATTACTGACGATAGGAATTAACTAGCATTTGACGTGCTGTCGTCTATAAAAGTTTCTCTCAATTTGACTGTCTAGTTGATGTGCAGGAATCGTTCTCATTTGGTTGGCAATTCAAACTATTCAAGTCGTACTTTTGTGGATGTTAGACCTGTGTACTGGTTTAGTGGGATGTTCTTAGCACTTCTAAATTGGGGAATTTCCCTTTATCTTAGGATCTGCTGTGCTTTAAAAGGTTTGAACATAATGGCGCTTTTGTAATTAGGTGATACTGATGGAGTAAGAGTTTGTTGTGTTTGGTGAATTACAGCCTATTTAACCTTGATTACTAGTGGCACTTTATATGTCAGGTAGAATTGCTTACCGTATATCTTTTTGAGTTGTTCTGTTCTAATATTTGGGACTCAATGCTTCTCTAAACCGATCGGTGACTTGATTCATATCTTAAGCTTGATTTTGATGTGACCTGTTAAGTTACGACTTAATTATACTGTATCAAGTTGGATTGTGAATGCTGGTTTATTGAGTTTTGCTCTGAATTATTTCTGGTAGTTTGCTTTTCATTTTTATGTTGTGAAATTTTGAGCTGAATAGCTTGAGCACCCTCTACTCTCTCTGTCTAGGAAATCCTTATTTACCGTGGACTCTGGCTTATAGGTTTACTGTTTTATTAATAGAGTGATAACAAGCCAATCATGTGTGGCTTTATAGTTGAATTTATGTGAAAAGCGGTTTAACTCCCATTTAGCTTTGATCTAACTGTTATGTTTAATTAACTAAAAGGATTTGACTGGCTTGGTATTGGACTCTTGTAGCATTCAACCTACATACATAATGATTATATTTAAGTTTGATTTGCTTTGCTATGTTATCAGTACTGATGATACAGTGCTGATCTATGGGATATTTACATTGACCCTTCATCTGCCAAAACGGGAAGCTTCTGTGCTGTGCTTATGTACAACTTGTTTAGTTTTATATTAGTGTATTCAGTTGATGCTTATGATTTAGAAGTGGTAAGAAAACGCTCAGCTAGGCTGAATCAGGAGTtcttttgaaaagaaaatagataGACTAGATAATTTACTGAGAGGAGACTTTATGTCTAAAAATTGGTAACATCCTAAATGATTCGATCCCGTAGTTTTGGCTATATGTTTTAATATGTCCAAATCttgatatttttatttctaatgaCTAGGAATTTAGGATGCTTAGCAAAAGAGAGGTGAAGCTCAATGTCTCGATATTATTCACAAATGACCTTCTGGAATACATTCTTTGTTTTCAGATTGCAGTTGTATTGTTCGTTTGGGCTGCATTTTGAGTAAGATAATTACCATGTTGCAGGTCATGTCAACCATTCAATCTTCTGGAAAAACCTTAAGCCCATCAGTGTAAGTATCTGGTTAAAACAACCAGCTGTTCGTGCAGCAGAAAAAATGTGTTTATCTGTTCCCTTTTTATGTTGTTTCCTCTATCATGGCAAACTGTGAGGACATTGGGCGTTTTACAGGAAGGTGGAGGGGAGCCACCACATGCGAAACTTGGCTGGGCCATTGATGAGCACTTTGGTTCATTTGAGGCACTTGTAAAGAAGATGAATGGTGAAGGTGCTGCTTTGCAAGGATCTGGATGGGTGGTACATACATTTTGCTTTGTTTTGTGTAGAAAAATTGATGTCCTGATACAGTTTGTGAAGGTGTGTTTTCTTGGTGACATCGCATATTTCTTGTGCAGTGGCTAGCTTTGGATAAAGAGACAAAAAAGCTTTCAGTTGAAACCACTGCTAATCAGGTGAAAGTTATTATCCATATCAGTTTAATATTCATATGATACAACACACCTATGTCATGTTCTCAGTCTTAAATTTTTTACAATTCAACCCAGTGTTCTGAAAAGTGCTACAACACCAAGGGGTGGCACCTAGCTCCTAGGTCATCTAGGAAGGCTTGGCTTAGAACAGTGGTTGAGCTGTTGAACCAACGCGTATCGTTTTTCCATGCTGCCAATGTTATCTTGGAGAGTGTTTAAACCATCCATTTCTAAGCATGACCAAGAAATAGAGATGTCACCGATACAATAAAAATGGTCATaagaaagaaaactaaaaattataatcaataagagcatctccaatgGCCACCCCAAACTGAACCATCATCTTAGGTGGCCTCCTACAATTCGAACCAATCCATTGGAGCAGGCGAACCAAACAAGGGGAGAGAAAGAGATTCGAATGAAGTATTTGAGTCAAATCACTGACAATAAAAAAATCGAGTGGGTGCGAGGGTGGAGCAGCAGCATAAGCCAGTGACGGGAATTAGGCGGCGGTAGGCGACAACAACTCGGGCAGGCAACTTGTGAAAAGGAGCGAAACCCCATGGCCTCCCGCGAACAGAAGGATCTGTTCGATCTGGCAGTGAAAGCGTTATTGAACACTGGCTTGAGCAGCGGCAAGGCCGTTACAGAGGCCTTCATCGAGGCCTCCAGTTCGATCTGCTCAGAATagcctccttcctcttcctctatCTGCTTCTTTTGGCGACCACAAGAATTAGGACGGGATGGATAGGGGCTAGGGATGGGTGCCACCATAGCCGTGCACAAGAGAGCAAAGCCGATGGCTATTCATATTGTTTAGGGGGGAAAGAACATGGGAGAGAGAATGCAGCTGAGAGTGAGGCTAATAGTTctcttttcttattgatttgtgGGACCCAGGCAATGGTTTGGCACGCTGCGGAGCAGAGAGGCGAACCAAACCAAACACATGGCTGCTTTTTTTTCCCTGATGGTTGACTTGCCGCTAGAGATGCTCTAAGATCAATACACATCTGAGGGAGGATTATTGTTGGGGGTGTTTGTGATGTTGTAATAAGGGTTGCGATTTGTAGCCAAGTGCTTTATCTTGCTTCATCTGTCAAtgtgtctctagtttttttccTTTACCAAGGTGATGTTTTCACTCCCCGGCTAAGCCCATTGACATAGCTGccgattttcttttttttttctccttaatCTACGGGAACTCTAATCCATTTTTTCTTCTGAGGGAACTAATCCTGTTCCTCTTTCTATATTCCCAAAAGATCTTAATGCCTGTATGTTATGATCCTAGGATCATAATAGGGATAAACATCTACTAGGAGGATAGTCGGGTTGCGTCGGCTGCTAGAGGAGGGATTATACCTTAGATTAGGAAGACTTAAAATATTGGgagagacttagattaattctcaATGCTTGATTACAATGGTGCGCGActgcccctttatatagagGGAAATTACAATCATAAATCAACTCTAAATCCTAatttaccaaacttatctccgaTTGAATTGGAAACCAaatcaaacttatctcctaaccAAATCAAATCTAACTTCTACCAAACATATCTCCTAATTAAATGGCAAGTCTTGATCTCCTGCCCATAACACCTTTTGTGTTTTCACCACTGTTGGGGTACACGTGTAAGAGACTGACGGGTGTTGGtcctttcctttttgttttccGGCATGTTTTTGTGCAGTAGAGAAAATGTGGTTGCAACAAATGGCAaaattaggtttttttttttgctaagtTGCACTAAGTACAATTGTGTACCCTGGAGGAATATTTTCCCATGATCCTAGCTTTAGAGCATTCCCTTTCACGAGCTGGCTTTTCTACCTTAGGTTTTACTTCACTCATAATCCTTAAGGATGGTTTGATGTGCATAACTGACTTGTTACTTGTTGCAGGATCCTCTGGTGACTAAAGGGGCAAGCTTGGTTCCTTTATTGGGGATTGATGTCTGGGAGCATGCGTACTACCTGCAGGTAATTTCTTGTTTGCTGGAACCGATGGCTAGTTCAGTTTTCATGTTGTGTAGTTCTTTTGTTGATAGCCCTAATCTTTTTACTAATGGTATGATTTAATATGCTTCATATACTTATTGTGAGTGGATGAGTTAACACTGTTGCTTGAGTCAATGAAACCATCACATTTTGATTACTTGATAGCAATTATGCTTGCCTATCCATTGGTTCCATATCCCTAAAGATGAGCAGCGTAAGAATTATATCTGCATGTTTCAACGGTTATGTGTCAAAAGTCTTTGATAAAGATCAGTTGAATCCTAGGATACCAGGGAATATTAGTGACTAGATGCATATTTATAAAAGGTGGTCTTTACGAAGGTAATACCGAATATTGCTCTATTCTGCCTCTTAAGTTTTGACTGAAAATAGTGCTACAAAATCAGAACCGAAAATATAACAGTGCAATCTTCAGTTACAATTTTGTAAATGTGagtaaatttcgcaaaactactttgataaaattattgcaaaactacagatttaagcaatagttttacaaaactacagatttagtgtcaattttatcgcaaaactacagatactttaacaaaattatcgcaaaacaaCATATACTTCgacaaaattatcgcaaaactacagatttaagtaaaagtttaaaaaaactacagatactttggtaaaattatctcaaaattacagatttaagcaacaatttcacaaaactacagatttagcaccgattttatcgcaaaactataggTTCTAGTGTTCATGTGACTGCAAGCGGGGTCCATTCGTTAGGTTAACATGTCTGCGATAGAATCTATAGTTCTACGATAAAATCGGCGCTAAATTTGTAGCACTAATCCTGTTACCATGACGTTTGGACCCTACTTGCAGTCTCACAGTAGCTGCTCATGAAACGGACTGTCCGAGAGTTCATGTGACTGCAAGCGGGGTCCATTTGTTAGGTTAACATGTCTACGATAGAAACTATAGTTCTACGATAAAATCGgcgctaaatttgtagttttttgAAACTGATGTTTAAATGTATAATTTTGCgatttgcgataattttgtcaaaatatCTATAGTTTCATGAGCTTCCAGACGGTCCGTTTCATAAGCTGGTAGTTGCTGTGAGATTACAATCGGGGTCCGGTCGTCATGGTAACGAGGCTGGGCATAACTCCTCTagaatttgtagttttatgataaaattggtgctaaatatataattttgtgaaattgttgcttaaatatgtagttttgtgataattttgctaaaatatctgtatttttgcaacaaaatcggCATTAAACctgtaattttgtgaaattattgcttaaatttgtagttttgaaataattttgtcaaagtatatgtagttttacgataaaattggcactaaatatgtagttttgtaaaactattgcttaaatatgtagttttgcgataattttgtcgaagtatctgtagttttacgAAATTTACTCCAAATGTTTTGAAGTCCATGGGATCCCGCTTTAACAATCAAGTGAAATTGACTGTTATTTCTGGAGTCTGCAGATATCTGCAAATTCGAATTTATTATATCTCCTACTCTCAGTGTCAATTTTCTTGCAAGTTAAACTTTGAAGGACCTTTTTGTCATGCTGAACAGTCCTTGTTGCTTTCTTTGTTGCAGTACAAGAATGTTAGGCCGGATTACCTGAACAACATCTGGAAGGTGATGAACTGGAAATACGCTGGAGAGGTGTACGAAAGTGTGCTTGCATGATTAGTCTGAATCTGCAATGCTCGATCTGCGCGTTGGTTTTCGGCTGCCTGCATCTTGTGCAATAAAAATGGACCTGTCTAGCTGTTGGATCTTATGTACATTTCGTTGAGATACACTGATGCACAATAGCTGCCGATTTTGTTTGACCTGCTTGTCTGATCTGCTCAGCTCGTAATGGCCCGCACTAGCAAATGCTAGTGCTTACTGTTGCTGCATTGCCTCTTCTGTGCAAGATCAGTTCTTCCTCGGCTGTGTCCATTAATAAAGCCAAGGAATGAGAGTATGCTGTGCTTTCGATGTTTGCTTTATAAGTCTAACATGAATGAGATATACGTGCCATTCAAGGCTTCGGCGGACCCGCTGTTATGGCATCATATTAACCAGCAACAATACCATTCCAATTGGCTCATATTCATTGAAGTCTCAGAATTTGAGATGGCGTgtcaattcaaacttcaaaactaTAGCATAATTCAAAACTCGGTTATATTTTCGCTTCACGCTTCTTTACATAACATGCTGGTTGAATTCTGTACGTTGCTACATATCAGATCAAAATAACGATATTAGTCAGCACTACCAGCCGCAATAATCGGCAAAGACTACTTTTGTGAACCGAACCAGAGATTTTTTGGTCACCTACCGTACACAAGGGCATGCATGTTCTCTAACACTCGGTATTCAAAACAAGCGTACGGAGCTTTGTATCAACTATCATCTCCACTGATTTCATGAGCAAATGCCCACAAGAGAGACGAGAGGATACGAATTGCTCAGCCCACATCACATCGTCAGCTTTCCGGCGGTTATATTGCAGCAGGATTGAATAATTTAGCAGTTTTGCCTTGCCTGAATCTCTCATCTTGCAGAAGATAATTAATAGAAATGAATATCACATTGTGAACTGTTAAACATCCTAACAAGTTTCTAAACCATCTATGAAaacaatgaaaaaaagaaattacTGTTTTTATACAAGTGAGACGCACGCATACCACACACCTATATAGTACGTCATATCACATATCTAAATAAGATTGAAGATATAACCACTAAACGCAACTACGTGTGCATGTACAATTTTTCTtgaaatttaataaaaaaaacaagagaatCCTTGCCGAGTCTAGGACTAGAATTCGGGGACATGGATCCTCTACAGTTGCCGAGTCTAGGACTGTAGCAGCAGACTCATATTACTGTACAAACAGTAATTCTCTGCATTAATCgtcattaatgcagaggatccgtAGCTATTGCCCTGCATAGAAAGCAGGTCAAAACCGAAGCAAATGCTGATCGCATACACTTGAAACAAAAAGAGACACCCAGAAGCGAAAGAACTGAGCAAAATTTGTTGCTTGTGCAGGGCAGGGTGACAGGTGTTCTGTTCAGATTACTGCCGCGGTGAAAGCTCTCCTCTGATTATGGATTTCTGGCAGCGTATGTCCATGGTTGCCTGGAAGCTGGAACAACTGCTTATCTCACAGTTACATTTCGCTGTCAAGCAGCAAATTTTCGTCTAGTCGGCGAATCACATAGGATGTCGATGCCAGTCATCGCAAATTCCGGATCTCCCGTGCAACATCTATGCAAGATGCAATCGGACAGTTTGTCTTGATTGCGTTTGCACCTATATGAGATCTACAAGCAGCAAAACCTTCCTGCTCCCATgtatcaaaatataatcagaTTTTTAAGCCATATACATTTCAAAAAGGAATAATAaatgaagaaaaagttgaactAAACATTCTTGAACCCGCCACACACCCTCCTCTTACCGCCTTCTCATAATGCAGTGAGGGCGGTTAGCGCTCCTACCACATTTTGAGAGGACGGTTAgcctaattttttataaaaataataaaaatactagaagttatgtaagataaaaataacaaaaatctcaaaaaatatttaagtgAAGATAGAATAAATATATGTAAATAAAATGATGAAACAAAACTGAATGTTAGATAGAATATGTACATGAGATGAGTTAGAATTAAACATTACTATCGGATGTATGCTACATCTAAGACACATACATGACTTAGttaataaattaaaaatgatAGAACCACTCTGAATTCAACAAGTACAACAATTAGTAGTATAAATATTATGACCGAAATGGCCCTTAAAATTGTCTGTGCCTTATCTCCTGGGCTATCCAATGGTAATCGTATTCTAGGAATTTTTTTCTATGTGGTaccaatatatatgaaaaataatcaaagttaggatcCCAATCATCTACCCCGTCATCAGAGAATTCGTAACAGCGTGAAGTTCTCTAAGGAGTAAGCACGAAGTCATCATCATCGGAACTAACCCATTCGGCTGTGGCGGAAGTGGTAGAAGCATGTCCTCTTATGGTGGTTGTCGAATAACCACCTCTTTCACGGCGGCTCGAACCACTGCCTCTTTCGCAACGGAGTGAAGGTCTTGAATGATCACCTCTACGTCTCCAATTATGTTCGAGTAGGCAGTCCTCACCGAAGAGCAGATGCAGTCCTAAAAAGTTATCGATGTGTTTGTTCGGCAACTCTTCATCATGAGGGAATACCTAATATATAAAAAGAAGCAAATACAAGAGTTGTTAGAAAAGAGTTATGTTCTCCCTAGTACCTCGCCTTGGGGAGCACCTGTGCTCTTTGTGCAAAAGAAAGATGAAagtcaaaggatgtgcatagattAGCGAGCACTCAATGAGGTCACCATAAAGAATAAATATCCTTTACCCAGAATTCGACCAACTTACCGGAGCTCGAGTGTTTTTGAAGATAGACTTAAGGTTGGGATACCATCAGCTAAAGATTTGAAAGTCAGATATACCCAATACAGattgtatgagtttacagtcatgtcgtttggtttaactaatgccccGGCTTACTTgatgtacctcatgaataaaGTTTTTATGGAGTATCTGGATAGGTTTGTGATAGTtttcattgatgacatactggtttcctctaagagtgaagaagaacatgaggtGCACCTAAAAAAAGTTCTAGGAAAACTTAGAGAACATGAACTGTATgctaagcttagcaagtgtgagttttggttaacaGAGGTGCCTTTTCTTGGACACATTCTATCTGCCGGAGGAGTTGTAGTAGACCAAAGTAAGGTGaaatatgtgttgaattggAAATCACCTACCAACATTAcagaagtgagaagttttcttggtttAGCAGGCTATTACCGCCGTTTCATAGAAGAATTCTTGAAGATAGCCAAGCCACACACAGAGTTGCTAAAGAAGGAACGGAGCTATGAATGGACAATCGCTTGTGAAGCGAGTTTCAATGAGCTTAAGAAGTAGTTAACTACAGCCCCAATGCTAGTGTTGTCGGATATCCAGAAGAAGTTTGATATATATTGCGATGCATCTCGACAAGTtcttggatgtgttttgatgcaagaaggacaagtggCAGCATACACATCAAGACAGTTAaggactcatgagaagaattatccaactcataacCTAGAGTTAGCAACAGTGGTACATGCTTTGaagatatggagacattatcttcttgggaaaagatatgaaatatacacggatcataagagcttgaggGAACGAAGATGActagaattgatcaaggattacGATGTAGGAATTCATTATCACCCGGGAAAAGCAAACGTGGTTGCAGACGCGTTAAGTCGTAAAGTATACAGTACTATGGCTATGTTACAAG
This genomic interval carries:
- the LOC133884454 gene encoding superoxide dismutase [Mn] 3.4, mitochondrial, which codes for MALRTLASKKTLSLALGGARPLAAAARGVTTVTLPDLSYDFGALEPAISGEIMRLHHQKHHATYVANYNKALEQLDAAVSKGDASAVVQLQGAIKFNGGGHVNHSIFWKNLKPISEGGGEPPHAKLGWAIDEHFGSFEALVKKMNGEGAALQGSGWVWLALDKETKKLSVETTANQDPLVTKGASLVPLLGIDVWEHAYYLQYKNVRPDYLNNIWKVMNWKYAGEVYESVLA